CCGGTGACGTGCGACATTTTGCGCACCTTCACGGAATCGCCGACGACGAAGAACGTGCCGACCGGCTTTCCTTCGCGCCCTTCACGGCCGATTTCCAATGCCAAGTTCACGACCGTTTGCAACGTATCGAGCGGGACGCGGGTGCCGAGTTGTTGCAGGTCGCGCACCGTGAGCCGGCCGAGGTGGTCGTCGAGATCGATCACGCTCATCGAGTCGAGCGAGCCGGCCTCGAAGCCCGAGTAGAGCGCGGCGACACGCGAGCCGGGCGGAACGTGCTCTTCCGAGATCGCCTTCAAAAGCGCTTGCGAGAGTTTGTCGTAGACCGGCATCTCGGTCATTTCGACGAAGACGCAGGTCATGCCGGCAGCCTCGGCCGCGACGATCGACGTCGCCGATTCCAGAGCGACGATCACTTTTTGGCCGTCGGCGACACGGCTGATCGGTTCCCAATCGGCGTGGTCTTCCAAGAGGAGCATAACGGCATCGGCGCCGACCGACTTCGAGAGTCGGACGACTTCGCGGAACATCGTTAGAAACTCTTCGTTGGAACGAACCATCGGCACCTGCCGCCGCGTGAGAAAGGGAACCGTATCGCAGGAGACCGGCGCGAAGGCCGGCAGCGAGAAGACGTCCGAATCGTAGAAGTTTTCACCCTCGTAGGCAACGGGGATTCGCGCTCGGCACGCGAATAAAAAACGGCACGACGGACGACCCGGCTGCGAGCTCCGCCGCGCTTTCGCTCGCATGGCGGCAGGCCGTCAAACGCCGAAGCCGCTGCAGCGGCGGGAGTGCGGGCTCCCGGCGATGCGCGGCCTCGGCTCTTTCAAACGTCGGAAACCTGGCTTAACGCTCTTGCGTCGGGCGTTGGGCGGTCTTCAACGGACGTTTGGTAACGAGTCCTTCGAACGAGCGGAGCGGCCCGCCGAACACGCGTTCGTTGTAGATCTGGAGCGCGTGCAAGGCGTGGCCGAGGTGTCCGATCTCCCATTCGCTGACATCTTCGTTCAGCAAGATATCGGTGACGTACTTCACGGCTTTCACCATCCGCGGATCGCGAAGTTCTTCATCCGAGAGGGAGAACGCCAGCCATTCGAGCGTATGGCCGGTCGTCTGCAGCCGACGGTCGATGTCGCTGCGGGCTTCCTTGCGAACGAACCAAGCGGTGCTGAACGAGCCGTCGGGGTTCTGCAGGCTCCAAGTATATTTATGGTACTGATCGATATACTTTTGCGCTTCGAGATACATGCCCGTGATCGGCTCTTCGCGTTGTTCGCGTTTGCGAACGGCATAGCTCAGGCCCATCAGGCGATGCGTGCCGCCGCAGGCCGCTCCGCGCACCGGTTGCACGATCTCTTCGCGAATCAAGCGATCGAGCGACCACTCTTGGCCTTGGAAGTTGGTCCACGTGGCATCGCTCGGCAAGTAGTGCATCAGGCTGATGAGCTTGAAGGTCAGCTCGGTTCCGGCCTCGCAGTCTTTCTTCTCGGCTTCGATCAGGTCTTCAAGCGTGAACTGCTGGCCGCCGACGTAGAGCGGGTAGTCGCGTTGCAGATACGATTGCGCGAGGATCGCGAGAAACTGACCGGAATGCCCCTGCACGCCCGGCCCTCGGAGCGCGTAGAGTTCTCCTTTGCGAATCGTGAGAATCGGTTGATTCTTGCAGATGCCGCTGAAGCAGAGATGCCCGATCGCAGTCATCGGCTCGCCCCCGGGACCTCCCTTGCGAATCCGCGTGTCGACAC
Above is a window of Planctomycetia bacterium DNA encoding:
- a CDS encoding DNA integrity scanning protein DisA nucleotide-binding domain protein → MVRSNEEFLTMFREVVRLSKSVGADAVMLLLEDHADWEPISRVADGQKVIVALESATSIVAAEAAGMTCVFVEMTEMPVYDKLSQALLKAISEEHVPPGSRVAALYSGFEAGSLDSMSVIDLDDHLGRLTVRDLQQLGTRVPLDTLQTVVNLALEIGREGREGKPVGTFFVVGDSVKVRKMSHVTGFDPVKGYSRKERNLKSSRVREGIKEIAQMDGAIIVAGDGTVEAAAQYVDASAADIMLSKGLGARHWAAAAISRTTKAVAVAVSESSGTVRIFQNGEVVLRIEPFRRPMKWKDYEHEPP